A single genomic interval of Persephonella atlantica harbors:
- the def gene encoding peptide deformylase, which yields MAYEIRTWPDRILKQKMKEVDFFDERLKEYVDVMFERMYQLEGVGLAANQIGIPYQIIVIDTNTKKYDQQEGEEGVKMVLINPQIVKKEGEIESTEGCLSFPGVQITIPRAEKVVVKAKDIEGKDIEIEGENFLAVVLQHEIDHINGIPFINYLPPVKRRIVLDRYMKKKKELAKAK from the coding sequence ATGGCGTACGAAATCAGGACTTGGCCTGACAGAATACTGAAACAGAAGATGAAAGAAGTGGACTTTTTTGATGAGAGATTGAAGGAGTATGTTGATGTAATGTTTGAGAGAATGTATCAGCTTGAAGGTGTAGGTCTTGCTGCAAACCAGATTGGGATCCCTTACCAGATTATCGTTATAGACACAAATACAAAAAAGTACGACCAGCAGGAAGGAGAAGAAGGGGTTAAGATGGTTCTGATTAATCCACAGATTGTAAAAAAAGAAGGAGAAATTGAATCAACAGAGGGATGCCTCAGCTTTCCCGGTGTTCAGATAACAATACCAAGAGCAGAGAAAGTTGTAGTAAAGGCAAAAGATATAGAAGGAAAAGATATTGAGATTGAAGGGGAAAACTTTTTAGCTGTTGTTCTCCAGCACGAGATAGACCACATTAACGGAATACCATTCATAAACTACCTCCCACCAGTAAAAAGAAGAATAGTTTTAGACAGATATATGAAAAAGAAAAAGGAGCTTGCAAAAGCAAAATAG
- the rpe gene encoding ribulose-phosphate 3-epimerase: MKMIAPSVLSADFSKLGEEIKKVEKGGADIIHLDIMDGRYVPNITFGIPVVESIRPITELPFDAHLMIVEPEKYVEDFIKAGVNMISFHMDATIHSHRLVEKIKNLGAKAGVVLNPATPVNTLEEIIHYIDYVLIMSVNPGFGGQKFIPQTLQKVKKLKILMEETGRTDILIEIDGGIKEENIREVSAAGVNIFVAGSSVFKAENPAEAVKKLKEKVRFIEV, translated from the coding sequence ATAAAAATGATTGCCCCTTCTGTTCTCTCTGCAGACTTTTCAAAATTAGGAGAAGAGATTAAAAAAGTGGAAAAAGGGGGAGCTGACATAATACATCTTGACATAATGGACGGCAGGTATGTCCCAAACATAACATTTGGTATACCTGTTGTAGAAAGTATAAGGCCGATAACAGAACTGCCTTTTGATGCTCACCTTATGATAGTAGAGCCTGAAAAATATGTTGAAGATTTTATTAAAGCAGGGGTTAACATGATTTCATTTCATATGGATGCAACAATACATTCCCACAGACTGGTAGAAAAAATAAAAAATCTGGGAGCAAAGGCAGGGGTTGTACTTAATCCTGCAACACCTGTAAATACATTAGAAGAGATAATACACTACATAGATTACGTCCTTATAATGTCTGTTAATCCCGGCTTTGGAGGACAGAAGTTTATACCCCAGACACTGCAAAAGGTAAAAAAGCTGAAAATTCTCATGGAAGAAACAGGAAGAACGGATATATTAATTGAGATTGACGGAGGGATTAAAGAGGAAAATATTAGAGAAGTTTCTGCTGCAGGAGTGAACATTTTCGTTGCAGGAAGCTCTGTTTTTAAAGCAGAAAATCCTGCAGAGGCAGTTAAAAAACTGAAAGAAAAAGTTAGGTTTATAGAGGTGTAA
- a CDS encoding diacylglycerol/polyprenol kinase family protein has translation MRNLRVEIPRKLFHILGTLSLLIPLHLWGNTAVALIMGLMLVVLFPVSALRIKNRWTGLFWKIIYLLEREENLKTVPGKQAFSLSVGIGLTALIFSKEVLEVAIITTAVYDGVATIVGLLWGKHKLPNGKSVEGSLGGIMLNSLVLSFYVPVFYSFLISVFSAFVENISSNKRWFTDDNFLIPLLTGMFCYLLQVPA, from the coding sequence ATGAGAAATTTAAGGGTTGAAATTCCCCGTAAACTGTTCCACATTCTCGGCACTCTTTCTCTCCTTATTCCTCTCCATCTGTGGGGTAATACTGCCGTTGCTTTGATAATGGGATTGATGCTTGTTGTCCTGTTTCCTGTTTCTGCCCTCAGGATAAAAAACAGATGGACAGGCCTGTTCTGGAAGATTATCTATCTGTTAGAGAGGGAGGAAAATCTAAAAACTGTTCCGGGAAAACAGGCTTTTTCTCTGTCTGTCGGTATTGGTCTGACTGCGCTGATTTTCAGTAAGGAGGTTTTGGAAGTGGCGATAATTACTACTGCTGTTTACGACGGTGTTGCCACAATAGTAGGACTTCTGTGGGGAAAACATAAACTGCCTAACGGTAAATCTGTCGAAGGAAGTTTGGGAGGTATTATGCTGAATAGTTTAGTTTTATCTTTTTATGTGCCTGTTTTTTACAGTTTTCTGATTTCTGTTTTTTCTGCTTTTGTTGAGAACATATCTTCCAACAAGAGATGGTTCACAGATGATAACTTTCTGATTCCTCTGCTGACAGGAATGTTCTGTTATCTTTTACAGGTTCCAGCCTAA
- a CDS encoding metal-sulfur cluster assembly factor yields the protein MTEIDVINALKEVYDPEIPLNIVDLGLVKSVNINDNRLKVIMTLTTPQCPLEKYIIRTVIKTLHRHFPQLDEISVNMDFSEPWNAEKISPEGKEKLRELGWNL from the coding sequence ATGACAGAGATAGACGTTATAAATGCTTTAAAAGAGGTTTATGACCCAGAAATTCCCCTTAATATTGTAGATTTAGGGCTTGTGAAGTCTGTAAACATTAATGATAACAGGCTGAAAGTTATAATGACCCTTACAACACCCCAGTGTCCTTTAGAAAAATACATAATAAGAACTGTAATAAAAACCCTTCACAGACATTTCCCACAGCTTGATGAAATATCAGTTAACATGGATTTCAGCGAGCCGTGGAACGCAGAAAAGATTTCACCTGAAGGAAAAGAAAAGCTCAGAGAGTTAGGCTGGAACCTGTAA
- a CDS encoding dihydroorotase, whose amino-acid sequence METVLIKNGYVVDPQNNLSEKKDILIEKGVIKKISDSIQPPPYIDVINAENMIITPSFTDIHVHFRDPGQTYKEDIFTGSLSAVAGGYTTVVCMPNTIPAIDEPSLVRYVIEKGEEVGLCRVLPAAAVTKGRKGKELTEMWLLKDAGAVYFTDDGAPVYNAHVMRKAMEYAGSIGSFVADHCEDINLSQDGVAHEGEIAAALGLPPLPPEAEDTMVARDCVLSMHTGMPVHICHLSTKVGVEIITWAKAMGAKVTAEVTPHHLYLTDEEWLDFDCRAKVSPPLREHEDIEALRWALASGIIDIVATDHAPHAHQEKMLEHSHCPPGMIGLQFALPIILELVKKEYFGLDRLVEVMSINPAKKIGIKPPQIKEGEKAELTIFDPTESWEVNEETIKSKSKNTPLMGRKLIGKVKYTFFNGKIVYRD is encoded by the coding sequence TTGGAAACTGTTCTGATAAAAAATGGTTATGTTGTTGACCCTCAGAACAACCTATCTGAAAAGAAAGATATACTGATAGAAAAAGGAGTGATAAAAAAGATATCAGACAGCATACAGCCTCCACCTTACATTGATGTCATAAATGCAGAAAACATGATAATAACCCCTTCCTTCACAGACATTCACGTTCACTTCAGAGATCCGGGACAGACTTACAAAGAAGATATATTTACAGGTAGCCTTTCAGCTGTGGCAGGAGGTTACACAACAGTTGTATGTATGCCCAACACGATACCTGCCATTGATGAGCCGTCCCTTGTTAGATATGTGATAGAGAAGGGAGAAGAAGTGGGACTGTGCAGGGTTTTACCTGCTGCGGCTGTTACAAAAGGAAGAAAAGGAAAAGAACTGACAGAGATGTGGCTTTTGAAGGACGCAGGAGCAGTGTATTTCACAGATGATGGTGCTCCTGTTTACAACGCCCACGTAATGCGGAAGGCTATGGAGTATGCAGGCTCCATAGGAAGCTTTGTTGCAGACCACTGTGAGGACATAAATCTTTCTCAGGATGGGGTAGCCCACGAAGGAGAAATAGCAGCAGCACTGGGACTGCCTCCTTTACCTCCAGAAGCTGAAGACACAATGGTAGCAAGAGACTGCGTTCTGTCTATGCATACAGGAATGCCCGTTCATATATGCCATCTGTCAACGAAGGTTGGTGTTGAGATCATAACATGGGCTAAAGCAATGGGAGCAAAGGTTACAGCAGAGGTAACCCCTCATCATCTGTATCTGACAGACGAAGAATGGCTGGATTTTGACTGCAGAGCAAAAGTTTCTCCTCCTCTTAGAGAGCATGAAGATATTGAAGCATTGAGATGGGCACTGGCATCAGGGATTATAGACATTGTAGCAACAGACCACGCTCCCCATGCCCATCAGGAAAAGATGTTGGAGCACAGTCACTGCCCACCGGGCATGATTGGACTTCAGTTTGCACTTCCCATAATACTTGAATTGGTAAAAAAAGAGTATTTTGGATTAGACAGGCTTGTTGAGGTGATGTCCATAAATCCTGCAAAAAAGATCGGCATAAAACCTCCCCAGATAAAGGAAGGAGAAAAGGCAGAGCTCACAATATTTGACCCTACAGAAAGCTGGGAAGTAAATGAGGAGACAATAAAATCCAAAAGCAAAAACACACCACTTATGGGGAGAAAACTGATAGGGAAGGTCAAGTACACATTCTTTAACGGAAAGATAGTTTACAGAGACTGA
- the lepB gene encoding signal peptidase I, whose protein sequence is MEKQKKTVTGVIKTILFIVIVVSLIRVFLAQAFNIPSGSMKPTLLVGDFILVNKLVYGDWSIGIPFTGIDFYRYKNRMAKPDRGDIIVFKYPENPKIDFIKRIIGLPGDVVEVKNDIVYINGKPLKRVKAGFFKEKNARAVKYVETIPRKYTGKQHSYTVIEIFDGEGKDFGPVEVPEGYYFVLGDNRDNSRDSRFWGFVPDDYIIGQAFVIYFSIDTQSPGIRFNRIGKVIQ, encoded by the coding sequence ATGGAAAAACAGAAAAAAACAGTCACAGGTGTGATAAAGACCATTCTGTTTATTGTTATTGTTGTATCCCTTATCAGAGTATTTCTTGCTCAGGCTTTTAACATACCGTCAGGCTCTATGAAACCTACTCTCCTTGTGGGGGATTTTATCCTTGTTAACAAGCTTGTATATGGAGACTGGAGCATAGGCATTCCCTTTACAGGGATAGACTTTTACAGATACAAAAACAGGATGGCAAAACCAGACAGGGGAGACATTATCGTTTTTAAATATCCAGAGAACCCAAAAATAGACTTTATAAAGAGGATAATAGGACTTCCTGGGGATGTAGTTGAGGTAAAAAATGATATTGTTTACATAAACGGCAAACCTTTAAAAAGGGTAAAAGCTGGATTTTTTAAGGAAAAAAATGCAAGAGCAGTCAAGTATGTAGAGACTATACCAAGAAAATACACAGGGAAGCAACATAGTTATACTGTTATAGAGATATTTGATGGTGAAGGTAAGGATTTTGGTCCTGTAGAGGTTCCAGAAGGATATTACTTTGTGTTAGGAGACAACAGAGATAACAGCAGAGACAGTCGTTTCTGGGGATTTGTTCCTGATGACTACATTATAGGGCAGGCTTTTGTTATTTACTTCTCTATAGACACCCAATCTCCCGGAATTAGATTTAATAGAATAGGAAAGGTAATCCAGTAA
- a CDS encoding thermonuclease family protein: MLRSSAIAVSLLLLFLTGISYGWKPPREFVKAKVVKVIDGDTIIVKVRETTFNRRKTLKNLKFTVRLIGIDTPESRPNRRAKIQSRESERDIKTIIQLGKEAKHFTETLLFVRNAGKRKIYKTVFLEFDAQPQDRYGRLLAYVWLPDGRMLNQEIICGGYAYPLTIPPNVKYEKLFRRCFTEAREKKKGLWR; encoded by the coding sequence ATGCTAAGAAGTTCAGCTATAGCGGTTAGTCTCCTTCTACTGTTTTTGACAGGTATTTCATATGGATGGAAACCACCACGGGAGTTTGTAAAAGCAAAAGTTGTAAAGGTTATAGACGGTGATACCATAATTGTAAAGGTAAGGGAAACAACATTTAATAGAAGAAAAACACTAAAAAACCTTAAGTTTACAGTTAGACTTATTGGGATAGATACACCAGAAAGCCGGCCAAACAGAAGAGCAAAAATCCAGTCAAGAGAGTCAGAAAGGGACATAAAAACTATCATTCAGTTAGGTAAAGAAGCAAAACATTTCACTGAAACTCTCCTCTTTGTTAGAAATGCAGGGAAAAGAAAGATTTATAAGACGGTCTTTTTAGAGTTTGATGCTCAGCCTCAAGATAGATATGGAAGACTTTTGGCGTATGTATGGCTGCCAGATGGAAGAATGCTTAATCAAGAAATAATATGTGGAGGATATGCATATCCCCTCACAATCCCTCCTAATGTAAAGTATGAAAAACTGTTCCGCAGATGTTTCACAGAAGCCCGGGAAAAAAAGAAAGGATTATGGAGGTAA
- the purE gene encoding 5-(carboxyamino)imidazole ribonucleotide mutase, with protein MKKVAVFMGSKSDLELMESCFETLKKFDIPFDVYILSAHRTPDEVAQVCKTAEENYGVIIAAAGFAAHLAGTIAGKVSIPVIGIPVDNSSFKGLDSLLSTVMMPPGVPVATVTTGKAGAVNAAVLAAQILGVAYPEVREKLHQYKKEMREKVLKANEDAKKFSYSG; from the coding sequence ATGAAAAAGGTTGCTGTTTTTATGGGAAGTAAGTCTGACCTTGAGCTGATGGAAAGCTGCTTTGAAACATTGAAAAAGTTTGACATTCCTTTTGACGTCTATATACTTTCTGCCCACAGAACACCAGATGAAGTGGCACAGGTATGTAAAACTGCAGAGGAAAACTACGGAGTGATAATTGCTGCAGCAGGATTTGCTGCCCATCTGGCAGGAACAATAGCAGGGAAGGTTTCTATTCCAGTTATAGGAATACCTGTGGACAACTCTTCCTTTAAAGGGCTTGACTCTCTGCTGTCTACAGTTATGATGCCACCGGGAGTTCCTGTGGCAACAGTTACCACAGGAAAGGCTGGAGCAGTAAACGCAGCAGTTCTTGCTGCACAGATTTTAGGAGTTGCTTATCCTGAAGTGAGAGAAAAACTCCATCAGTATAAAAAGGAAATGAGAGAAAAGGTTCTAAAGGCAAATGAAGATGCTAAGAAGTTCAGCTATAGCGGTTAG
- the gltB gene encoding glutamate synthase large subunit: MHRYFDRDSCGVGFIVNIKGIKSHKLVSDALTSLANLDHRGAVSADGKTGDGAGILTHIPYKFFEKELSKLNINVPQPEDFAVGVFFFPKGKEEELKNEVEKIVNEKFTFLGWREVPIVEEELGVIAKSNMPSIWQGFISKEGIDVDNFEKELFILRKKLEKLSRIEEYKDFYIPSLSSRTIVYKGMVTAPRLKYFYPDLQDEDYESGIALFHQRFSTNTFPQWKLAQPFRMLAHNGEINTISANRNWINAKAEDVREIWGDLAEDILPIVRYDDSDSASLDNALEFLVMSGKDPMVAINALIPRAWENDDRLTPTEKAFYEYFSCIFEAWDGPAAIAFTDGNVVIGKLDRNGLRPARFVITEDTVIMASEVGTVDIPEEKILKKGRLGPGDKIAIDTREGKVYFSKDVIHKVSEGKPYKQWVEENLKEFIPAKEVPDVKPKDITRELVCFGYSKDQINMLIKPMAEKGADPVYSMGNDTPLSVLSKKPKLLSTYFKQRFAQVTNPPIDPIREKKVMSLNTYVGKKENFLTETPEHAKQLLFSSPVIFDNEMEELIKLYDGKVEIIPAIFDPYDDALEPALEDICRRVEDAVDSGKELIVLTDRDVSIEGAPIPMGLAVAAVNAYMGRKGKRSKFSLIADTAEVRDTHSFAFLIGYGATLVNPYMAVQIIRNLVEEDKKFPLSFEEAVLNYRKAVNEGLLKIMSKMGIATIKSYRGSGLFEALGIGKEVIDKYFPGTPSQLGGIGIKQIAQETLIRFNEAFASEKVVVPTGGEFRHRRDGEFHSWNPNAVRDLHRAVRGESWEEYLKFTEDTWREKPITIRDLFEIQSDRPPIPVEEVEPAEEIVKRFVGAAMSIGALSKEAHETIAEAMNRVGAKSNSGEGGEDPARYGTIKNSKIKQVASGRFGVTPEYLNSAEEIEIKIAQGAKPGEGGQLPGKKVNAYIAFLRRAKPGTTLISPPPHHDIYSIEDLAQLIYDLKMINPKAKVIVKLVSETGIGTIASGVAKAFADIIHISGHDGGTGASPLVSIKNAGTAWELGLSEVQRVLIDNDLRGRVRLRVDGQIKTGRDVIVGALLGAEEFGLGTSLMVAEGCVMARQCHLNTCPVGVATQDERLREKFPGQPEHVIRYLMFLAQDVRRWLADLGYRHLDDIIGRVDFIKPKIPADHYKAKFVDIGYIIEKPDMTKPIRCVQDRNDPPKKPFDEEILKDVLPYIERQENYAGFYVIKNTYRSVGARIAHEIVKRYGDKGLRLSKIELNLRGTGGQSFGAFCVPGLNLILTGDANDYVGKGMTGGIIVIKPPKEFRGRPHENVIMGNTCLYGATGGQLFASGIAGERFAVRNSGATAVVEGAGDHCCEYMTNGTVMVLGKTGVNFGAGMTGGVAYVYDPEGEMERNINPSYVFIDELDSEDIEEIKRLLTKHKGYTDSEIASQILSNFDEEINNFVKISPVEVKKPAAETDEAKPEEKK; encoded by the coding sequence ATGCACAGATATTTTGACAGAGACTCCTGCGGGGTTGGATTTATTGTAAACATCAAGGGAATAAAATCCCATAAATTAGTCTCTGATGCACTTACATCCCTTGCAAACCTTGACCACAGAGGAGCTGTAAGTGCAGATGGAAAAACAGGAGATGGTGCAGGTATCCTTACCCATATACCTTATAAATTCTTTGAAAAAGAACTGTCTAAACTCAACATAAATGTGCCCCAGCCTGAAGATTTTGCAGTAGGCGTGTTCTTCTTTCCAAAAGGAAAAGAAGAAGAGCTAAAGAACGAAGTAGAAAAGATAGTAAACGAAAAGTTCACTTTTTTAGGGTGGAGAGAAGTCCCTATTGTTGAAGAGGAGTTGGGAGTAATAGCAAAATCAAATATGCCTTCTATATGGCAGGGGTTTATATCAAAGGAGGGTATTGATGTAGATAACTTTGAGAAAGAGCTTTTTATTCTGAGAAAAAAATTAGAAAAGCTGTCCCGTATAGAAGAGTATAAAGATTTTTACATACCTTCCCTTTCAAGCAGAACAATTGTTTACAAAGGGATGGTTACTGCTCCAAGGCTGAAGTATTTTTACCCTGACCTTCAGGATGAAGATTATGAGAGTGGTATCGCTCTGTTTCACCAGAGATTTTCAACAAATACTTTTCCCCAGTGGAAGCTTGCTCAGCCATTCAGGATGCTTGCCCACAATGGAGAGATAAACACAATATCTGCAAACAGAAACTGGATTAATGCAAAGGCTGAAGATGTTAGAGAAATATGGGGTGATTTAGCAGAGGACATACTTCCTATTGTCAGATATGACGATTCAGATTCAGCATCTTTAGACAATGCTCTGGAATTTTTAGTTATGTCTGGGAAAGACCCTATGGTTGCTATAAATGCTCTTATTCCAAGAGCATGGGAAAATGACGACAGGTTAACTCCAACAGAAAAGGCATTTTATGAATACTTCTCCTGTATATTTGAAGCATGGGATGGTCCAGCGGCTATTGCCTTCACAGACGGAAATGTTGTGATAGGAAAGTTAGACAGAAATGGCCTCAGACCTGCAAGATTTGTGATAACAGAAGACACTGTTATAATGGCTTCAGAGGTTGGAACAGTTGACATTCCAGAGGAAAAGATACTGAAAAAAGGAAGATTGGGACCGGGAGACAAGATAGCCATAGATACGAGAGAAGGTAAAGTTTACTTCTCTAAAGATGTTATCCACAAAGTATCAGAAGGTAAACCTTACAAACAGTGGGTAGAAGAGAATCTAAAGGAGTTTATCCCTGCAAAGGAAGTTCCTGACGTAAAACCAAAAGACATAACAAGAGAACTTGTATGTTTCGGATACAGTAAAGACCAGATAAATATGCTTATAAAACCTATGGCAGAAAAGGGAGCAGACCCTGTTTACTCTATGGGTAATGACACACCTCTGTCTGTCCTGTCCAAAAAACCTAAACTCCTGTCAACATACTTTAAGCAGAGATTTGCTCAGGTTACAAACCCTCCTATAGACCCTATAAGAGAAAAGAAAGTGATGTCCCTTAACACATACGTAGGAAAAAAGGAAAACTTCCTCACAGAAACTCCAGAGCACGCAAAACAGCTCCTTTTCAGCTCTCCTGTAATATTTGATAACGAGATGGAAGAACTGATAAAACTTTACGACGGAAAAGTGGAAATCATTCCTGCAATATTTGACCCTTATGATGATGCTTTAGAACCAGCTTTAGAAGATATATGCAGAAGGGTTGAAGATGCTGTTGACAGTGGAAAAGAGCTGATTGTCCTCACAGACAGAGATGTTTCAATTGAGGGAGCACCTATACCGATGGGACTTGCTGTCGCTGCAGTTAATGCCTACATGGGAAGAAAAGGTAAAAGAAGTAAGTTTTCCCTTATTGCAGATACGGCAGAGGTAAGGGATACCCACTCATTTGCATTTTTGATAGGGTATGGGGCAACTCTTGTCAATCCATATATGGCTGTTCAGATTATCAGAAATCTTGTTGAAGAAGATAAAAAGTTTCCTTTAAGTTTTGAAGAGGCAGTCTTAAACTACCGTAAGGCCGTAAACGAAGGTCTTTTAAAGATAATGTCAAAGATGGGAATTGCTACTATAAAAAGCTACAGAGGTTCAGGACTGTTTGAAGCCCTTGGTATAGGAAAAGAAGTGATAGATAAATACTTCCCCGGCACTCCTTCCCAGCTTGGAGGTATAGGAATAAAACAGATTGCACAGGAGACACTTATCAGATTTAATGAGGCTTTTGCTTCAGAAAAGGTTGTTGTTCCAACAGGAGGAGAGTTCAGGCACAGAAGGGATGGGGAGTTTCACTCGTGGAATCCTAATGCTGTAAGAGACCTCCACAGAGCAGTAAGAGGTGAAAGCTGGGAAGAGTATCTGAAATTCACAGAAGATACATGGAGAGAAAAACCTATAACAATAAGAGATTTATTTGAGATACAGTCTGACAGACCTCCTATTCCTGTAGAGGAAGTAGAGCCTGCAGAAGAGATTGTAAAAAGGTTTGTGGGAGCTGCAATGTCTATCGGGGCACTGTCAAAAGAAGCCCACGAGACAATAGCTGAAGCAATGAACAGAGTGGGGGCAAAATCTAACTCAGGAGAAGGTGGAGAAGACCCTGCAAGATACGGGACAATAAAGAACTCAAAAATAAAACAGGTTGCATCTGGAAGATTTGGAGTTACTCCAGAGTATCTGAACTCTGCAGAAGAGATAGAGATAAAAATAGCTCAGGGTGCAAAACCGGGAGAAGGAGGACAACTGCCTGGTAAAAAGGTTAACGCATACATAGCTTTCTTAAGAAGAGCAAAACCGGGAACAACACTTATATCCCCTCCACCTCACCACGACATATACTCTATTGAAGACCTTGCCCAGCTTATATACGACCTTAAAATGATAAATCCAAAGGCAAAAGTTATCGTAAAATTAGTTTCTGAAACAGGTATAGGAACAATAGCATCTGGTGTTGCAAAAGCATTTGCAGACATCATCCATATATCTGGGCATGACGGGGGAACAGGTGCATCACCCCTTGTATCAATAAAAAATGCAGGAACAGCATGGGAGCTTGGGCTGTCAGAAGTTCAGAGGGTTCTTATAGACAACGACCTGAGAGGAAGAGTAAGACTCAGAGTTGACGGGCAGATTAAAACAGGTAGGGATGTGATTGTTGGAGCTCTTTTAGGAGCAGAAGAGTTTGGACTGGGAACATCTCTGATGGTTGCAGAAGGCTGTGTTATGGCCCGTCAGTGTCATCTAAACACCTGTCCTGTTGGTGTTGCTACACAGGACGAAAGACTAAGGGAGAAATTCCCCGGACAGCCTGAACATGTTATCAGGTATCTGATGTTCTTAGCTCAGGATGTTAGAAGATGGCTCGCTGACCTTGGATACAGACATCTTGACGATATTATTGGAAGAGTTGACTTTATCAAACCTAAAATACCAGCAGACCATTACAAGGCAAAATTTGTTGACATTGGCTACATTATAGAAAAGCCTGACATGACAAAGCCTATAAGATGTGTTCAGGATAGAAACGACCCTCCAAAAAAACCTTTTGATGAAGAGATTTTAAAAGATGTTCTTCCTTACATAGAGAGACAGGAAAATTATGCAGGGTTTTACGTTATAAAAAACACTTACAGGTCTGTTGGAGCAAGGATAGCCCACGAGATTGTAAAAAGATACGGTGATAAAGGATTAAGGCTTTCAAAAATAGAACTAAATCTAAGGGGAACAGGTGGACAGTCTTTCGGTGCATTCTGCGTTCCAGGACTGAACCTTATACTGACGGGAGATGCTAACGACTATGTAGGAAAAGGAATGACAGGAGGAATTATTGTTATAAAACCTCCCAAAGAGTTTAGAGGAAGACCTCACGAAAATGTGATAATGGGCAATACCTGTCTTTATGGAGCAACTGGCGGACAGCTGTTTGCCTCTGGCATAGCTGGAGAGAGATTTGCGGTAAGAAACTCAGGTGCTACGGCTGTTGTTGAAGGGGCAGGAGACCACTGCTGTGAATACATGACAAACGGGACAGTTATGGTTTTAGGTAAAACAGGGGTTAACTTTGGAGCTGGAATGACAGGTGGTGTGGCTTACGTTTATGACCCGGAAGGGGAGATGGAGAGAAACATCAATCCTTCATACGTATTTATTGATGAGTTAGACAGTGAAGATATAGAAGAGATAAAAAGGCTTCTGACAAAACACAAGGGATACACAGACAGTGAGATAGCATCCCAGATACTGTCTAACTTTGATGAAGAGATAAATAACTTTGTAAAGATTTCTCCTGTTGAGGTGAAAAAACCTGCTGCTGAGACAGATGAAGCAAAACCAGAAGAGAAGAAATAG
- the amrS gene encoding AmmeMemoRadiSam system radical SAM enzyme → MEAVAWMSKKREDGKVLCTACSQRCVLKKGEIGKCGIRKVGEDGNLYLTVYGLAASYNVDPVEKKPLFHFLPSTPIFSVGTVGCNFCCKFCQNWEISQYPQTHNGEVFGINLMPETIVNICKTNNIPSIAYTYNEPVVFFEYAYDTMKLAKENGIRNVFVSSGYETKEALDTLAPYLDAMNIDLKAFNDKFYREISCARLKPVLKTIEHAKELGIWIELTTLIIPGYNDDEKELKEAAKWIASLDKNIPWHISRFFPSYKMTDVPPTPIETLKKAYEIGKEAGLNYVYVGNLDDEDRESTYCPSCGYRVIDRRGHIGQFVVNHLKDGKCPECGTEIAGVWE, encoded by the coding sequence ATGGAAGCAGTCGCATGGATGTCAAAAAAAAGAGAAGATGGAAAAGTGCTGTGCACAGCCTGCAGTCAGAGATGTGTTCTGAAAAAAGGAGAGATAGGAAAGTGTGGCATCAGGAAAGTAGGGGAGGACGGTAATCTATATCTTACTGTTTACGGTCTTGCTGCTTCATACAATGTTGACCCTGTAGAGAAAAAACCTCTGTTTCACTTTTTACCTTCAACGCCTATATTTTCTGTTGGGACAGTGGGCTGTAATTTTTGCTGTAAATTCTGCCAGAACTGGGAGATATCCCAGTATCCCCAGACACATAATGGTGAAGTATTCGGTATCAATCTGATGCCTGAAACAATCGTAAACATATGCAAAACAAACAACATACCATCAATAGCATACACATATAACGAACCTGTTGTTTTCTTTGAGTATGCCTACGACACTATGAAGCTGGCAAAGGAAAACGGTATAAGGAATGTGTTTGTCTCCAGCGGATACGAAACAAAAGAAGCATTGGATACCCTTGCACCATATCTTGATGCAATGAACATAGACCTTAAAGCATTTAATGATAAGTTTTACAGAGAAATATCCTGTGCCCGTTTAAAACCAGTTCTGAAAACGATAGAACATGCAAAAGAGCTTGGCATATGGATTGAGCTCACAACCCTTATCATCCCTGGATACAACGATGACGAAAAAGAGCTAAAAGAGGCAGCAAAATGGATAGCATCATTAGATAAAAATATCCCGTGGCATATATCAAGGTTTTTCCCTTCTTATAAAATGACAGATGTTCCTCCAACCCCCATTGAAACACTAAAAAAAGCATACGAAATAGGAAAAGAGGCAGGGCTGAACTACGTTTATGTAGGAAACCTTGACGATGAAGACAGAGAATCCACATACTGCCCTTCCTGCGGATACAGAGTTATAGACAGAAGGGGACATATAGGACAGTTCGTTGTAAACCATCTAAAAGATGGAAAATGTCCAGAATGTGGCACAGAAATAGCCGGTGTATGGGAATAA